Proteins encoded in a region of the Salipiger sp. CCB-MM3 genome:
- a CDS encoding 2'-deoxycytidine 5'-triphosphate deaminase has translation MTGVLASQQISALVDSGAIRSAAPLVEGQIQPASLDLRLGHEAIRVRASFLAGAGRPLDARLQEFEMHRVDLTEGAVLEKGCVYVVPLLESLDLPEDLSAVANAKSSTGRLDLLTRTITDGGTEFDRIAPGYKGPLYAEICPRSFSVLARTGMRLNQIRFRRGQSVLSDAELTTLHEAETLVSGGPAVIGEGLGFSVDLQPGAGELVGWRAKPHTGVIDLDRIGQYDPAEFWDPLQASRGQLILDPDAFYILVSREAVHIPPLYAAEMAPYLAMVGEFRVHYAGFFDPGFGHSAAGGSGSRGVLEVRCHEAPFVLEHGQIVGRLVYERMDEPPEQLYGAGIASNYQGQGLKLSKHFRS, from the coding sequence ATGACAGGGGTGCTCGCCAGCCAGCAGATTTCGGCGCTCGTCGACAGCGGAGCCATCCGCAGCGCAGCACCGCTCGTCGAGGGGCAAATCCAACCCGCCAGCCTCGATCTGCGACTCGGCCATGAGGCGATCCGCGTGCGCGCCTCCTTCCTTGCCGGAGCCGGACGCCCGCTGGACGCGCGGCTGCAAGAGTTCGAGATGCACCGCGTCGACCTCACCGAGGGCGCCGTGCTGGAGAAGGGCTGCGTCTATGTGGTGCCGCTGCTCGAAAGCCTCGATCTGCCCGAGGATCTCTCGGCCGTCGCCAATGCCAAAAGCTCGACCGGGCGGCTCGACCTGCTGACCCGAACGATCACCGATGGCGGCACCGAGTTTGATCGAATCGCGCCCGGCTACAAAGGGCCGCTCTACGCCGAGATTTGCCCCCGCTCCTTCTCGGTGCTGGCGCGCACCGGCATGCGGCTCAACCAGATCCGTTTTCGGCGCGGCCAGTCGGTGCTGAGCGACGCCGAGCTTACCACCCTGCATGAGGCCGAAACGCTGGTCAGCGGCGGCCCGGCGGTGATCGGTGAGGGCCTTGGCTTTTCCGTCGACCTGCAACCCGGCGCTGGCGAGCTTGTCGGCTGGCGCGCCAAGCCGCACACCGGGGTGATCGACCTTGACCGGATCGGGCAGTATGACCCGGCGGAGTTCTGGGACCCGCTGCAGGCCTCGCGCGGGCAGCTGATCCTCGACCCCGACGCATTTTACATTCTCGTCAGCCGCGAAGCGGTGCATATCCCGCCGCTCTATGCCGCAGAGATGGCGCCCTATCTGGCCATGGTCGGCGAGTTCCGCGTGCATTACGCGGGCTTCTTCGATCCGGGCTTTGGCCATTCCGCGGCTGGGGGCAGCGGCTCTCGCGGGGTTCTGGAAGTGCGCTGCCACGAAGCCCCCTTCGTGCTTGAGCATGGACAGATCGTCGGGCGACTGGTCTATGAGCGTATGGATGAGCCGCCAGAGCAGCTTTATGGGGCCGGGATCGCCTCGAACTATCAGGGTCAGGGCCTGAAGCTGTCGAAGCACTTTCGCAGCTAA
- a CDS encoding glycoside hydrolase family 3 N-terminal domain-containing protein: MSRFGATILAPLGPVLSEDEARFFAEARPFGFILFARNLETAEQIRALCDDLRAAVGWHAPIFIDQEGGRVQRLRPPLATEFLPPLDEVMQAGPNAARAMELRYRLIAAELLALGIDGNCAPMLDVARSQTHAFLRNRCYGESLSQVVEMGKAATKGMVDGGVLPVMKHLPGHGLAQLDSHKDLPRIDAPRAELEEVDFAAFRPFADLPLAMTAHLVFEGLNTKPATIDPAMITLIRENIGFQGLLMTDDISMEALTGSIGERSAASIAAGCDLVLHCNGKMPEMEQAVREAGWMTEAAQTRAEAALRTRTVPAEIDIAALRAEREALLAGHR; this comes from the coding sequence GTGAGCCGCTTCGGAGCGACTATTCTGGCCCCGCTCGGCCCGGTGCTGAGCGAGGACGAGGCGCGTTTCTTTGCCGAAGCGCGCCCGTTCGGGTTCATCCTCTTTGCCCGCAATCTTGAAACGGCGGAGCAGATCCGCGCGCTCTGCGACGATCTGCGCGCCGCTGTGGGCTGGCACGCCCCTATCTTCATTGATCAGGAGGGGGGCCGCGTGCAGCGCCTGCGCCCGCCGCTCGCCACCGAGTTCCTGCCGCCGCTCGATGAGGTGATGCAGGCCGGACCCAACGCCGCGCGCGCCATGGAACTGCGCTATCGCCTGATCGCCGCCGAGCTACTGGCGCTGGGGATCGACGGCAATTGTGCGCCGATGCTGGATGTGGCGCGGTCTCAGACCCATGCCTTCCTGCGCAACCGCTGCTATGGCGAGAGCCTGTCGCAGGTGGTCGAAATGGGCAAGGCCGCGACCAAGGGCATGGTCGATGGCGGCGTGCTGCCGGTGATGAAACACCTGCCCGGTCATGGGCTTGCGCAGCTCGACAGCCACAAGGACCTGCCGCGCATCGACGCGCCGCGCGCGGAGCTGGAAGAGGTGGATTTCGCCGCCTTCCGGCCCTTCGCCGATCTGCCGCTGGCGATGACCGCGCATCTGGTCTTTGAAGGGCTCAACACCAAGCCCGCCACCATCGACCCGGCAATGATCACGCTCATTCGCGAAAACATCGGCTTTCAGGGCCTGCTGATGACCGACGACATCTCGATGGAGGCGCTCACGGGCAGCATCGGCGAGCGCAGCGCGGCCTCGATTGCCGCGGGCTGCGATCTGGTGCTGCATTGCAACGGCAAGATGCCCGAGATGGAACAGGCGGTGCGCGAGGCAGGCTGGATGACCGAGGCTGCGCAGACGCGCGCCGAGGCGGCGCTGCGCACGCGCACCGTGCCTGCCGAGATTGACATAGCGGCCCTCAGGGCCGAACGTGAGGCCTTGCTGGCCGGGCACCGCTGA
- the scpB gene encoding SMC-Scp complex subunit ScpB, with protein sequence MGAQERMVEAILFASAEPVTARELEDRMPHGCDPAEALAHLRKRYEGRGVHVVRVGDAWAIRTAPDLGFLMQKETVETRKLSRAAIETLAIIAYHQPVTRAEIEEIRGVSVSRGTIDQLLEMEWIRFGRRKMTPGRPVTFVVTQDFLDQFGLENARDLPGLKELRAAGLLDNRPPPGSISLGQKDDDDEEDEAPGQSELFED encoded by the coding sequence ATGGGCGCGCAGGAGCGTATGGTCGAGGCCATCCTCTTCGCCTCTGCCGAGCCGGTGACGGCGCGCGAGCTCGAAGACCGCATGCCGCATGGCTGCGATCCCGCCGAGGCGCTGGCGCATCTGCGCAAACGCTATGAGGGGCGCGGCGTGCATGTGGTGCGTGTTGGCGACGCTTGGGCGATCCGCACCGCGCCCGACCTCGGTTTCCTGATGCAAAAGGAAACGGTGGAGACCCGCAAGCTCTCGCGCGCGGCGATCGAGACCTTGGCGATCATCGCCTATCACCAGCCGGTGACCCGCGCGGAGATCGAGGAGATTCGCGGCGTCAGCGTTTCGCGCGGCACCATCGACCAGCTTCTGGAGATGGAGTGGATCCGCTTTGGCCGCCGCAAGATGACCCCCGGCCGCCCTGTGACCTTCGTGGTGACGCAGGATTTCCTCGACCAGTTCGGGCTCGAGAACGCGCGCGACCTGCCGGGGCTGAAGGAACTGCGCGCCGCCGGTCTGCTCGACAACCGCCCGCCGCCGGGCAGCATTTCGCTGGGTCAGAAAGACGACGACGACGAGGAAGACGAAGCCCCCGGTCAGTCGGAACTTTTCGAAGACTGA
- a CDS encoding DUF1236 domain-containing protein, protein MTTKKTLLLSLPLAALVAAPVSAAMSASATTELNLRAGPGPQYQIENVIPSDAEVDVKGCLADAEWCEVSYEGVEGWAYSAYLTTPVEDEPVVLYENRDRVEVKTITYEDKDNAAAGAGVGGAWGAAVGSLLVGGPAAVAAGAVLGAVTGAANNAEEKTVTYIERNPVEPVYLNGEVAVGAGIPQEIEVYEVPESDFEYLNVNQQTVLIDPETRRIVQVVR, encoded by the coding sequence ATGACCACCAAGAAAACGCTTCTGCTTTCGCTGCCGCTTGCCGCTCTGGTTGCCGCTCCCGTCTCCGCCGCGATGAGCGCCTCGGCCACCACCGAGCTGAACCTGCGCGCAGGCCCCGGCCCGCAGTACCAGATCGAGAACGTGATCCCCTCGGACGCCGAAGTTGACGTGAAGGGCTGCCTGGCAGACGCGGAATGGTGCGAGGTGAGCTATGAAGGTGTGGAAGGCTGGGCCTATTCCGCCTATCTGACCACCCCGGTCGAGGACGAGCCGGTTGTGCTTTACGAAAACCGCGACCGCGTTGAGGTGAAGACCATCACCTATGAAGACAAGGACAATGCCGCAGCTGGCGCAGGTGTCGGCGGTGCATGGGGCGCGGCCGTGGGCTCGCTGCTGGTGGGCGGCCCGGCTGCCGTCGCAGCAGGCGCGGTGCTGGGTGCCGTGACCGGCGCGGCCAACAACGCCGAAGAAAAGACCGTCACCTATATCGAGCGCAACCCGGTCGAGCCGGTCTATCTGAACGGCGAAGTTGCCGTGGGCGCAGGCATCCCGCAGGAGATCGAGGTCTATGAGGTGCCGGAGAGCGACTTTGAGTATCTCAACGTCAACCAGCAGACCGTGCTGATCGACCCCGAGACCCGTCGCATCGTTCAGGTCGTGCGCTAA
- a CDS encoding segregation and condensation protein A — MQDNSQLEFETLSVADRLAAEALIVDVEGYEGPLDLLLSLSRTQKVDLRKISVLELSRQYLAFVERAKELRIELAADYLVMAAWLAFLKSRLLLPPDPTEEGPSGEELAAHLAFQLERLQAMRDVAARLMARDRLGRDFFARGIPEDMQRVRKVKYTASLIDLMQAYARIRTRDEFRPFVMDRHDVFTMEQALDRMRGLMGFAGEWTDISGWLPDGWSEDPMRWRSATAATFAASLELAKEGHVEIRQDETFAPIHLRKRETPRE; from the coding sequence ATGCAGGACAATTCGCAACTGGAGTTCGAGACGCTCAGCGTCGCCGACCGTCTTGCGGCGGAGGCGCTGATCGTCGACGTCGAGGGCTATGAGGGGCCGCTCGACCTGCTGCTGTCGCTATCGCGCACGCAAAAGGTCGATCTGCGCAAGATCTCGGTGCTGGAGCTGTCGCGCCAATATCTCGCCTTCGTCGAGCGCGCCAAGGAGCTGCGCATCGAACTGGCCGCCGACTATCTGGTGATGGCCGCCTGGCTGGCCTTCCTGAAATCGCGCCTGCTGCTGCCGCCCGATCCCACCGAAGAGGGTCCGTCGGGCGAGGAACTGGCCGCCCACCTTGCCTTTCAGCTCGAGCGTCTGCAGGCCATGCGCGACGTCGCCGCCCGGCTGATGGCGCGTGACCGGCTGGGGCGCGACTTTTTCGCCCGCGGTATCCCAGAGGACATGCAGCGCGTGCGCAAGGTGAAATATACCGCCTCGCTGATCGATCTGATGCAGGCCTATGCCCGCATCCGCACCCGCGACGAATTCCGCCCCTTCGTGATGGACCGCCACGACGTCTTCACCATGGAACAGGCGCTCGACCGGATGCGCGGGCTGATGGGCTTTGCCGGGGAGTGGACCGACATTTCTGGCTGGCTGCCCGATGGCTGGTCCGAGGATCCCATGCGCTGGCGCTCTGCCACCGCCGCCACCTTTGCCGCCTCGCTGGAACTGGCCAAGGAAGGCCATGTGGAGATCCGGCAGGACGAGACCTTCGCGCCGATCCATCTGCGCAAGAGAGAGACCCCGCGTGAGTGA
- a CDS encoding diguanylate cyclase domain-containing protein, protein MDHSAKFQALTAQNGVFLAPAHPSLRPLAWTRMVCLVLAGALLLIAAEGHIYGISRLYAPSGDAALSLPTLLTGVAALSATLLQRPLRRSDGRETLLWLMVIALCLLTGLGYRAGITVGAGRMGGNTAVSFVLLAGAQLCYRRLPLSSCSLMLMTMFLPFIAAVGYLNGQPAMFGDMSLSTSLLLLALGVANVARHARRALLRPLVSGSASGRIVRGILLAWLVLVAAQAVSVRFVPGPWLELSSVTLMLVDTLVMLAAILFLGGKYDASASRLRLTEWRLYRAAMRDPSTGMRTRASAELYSATFGPLTSQGLVLLEVEGIDALEARYGRTAAERVLRLVSTGLHRDLAPEELLCRDEDMGLMLLARNCTLDSLTMRAQDLCARGGELRDPERELLPIALTAAVVMARRGDGDLGPALRRARQALDEARKQGERGVVLCEAA, encoded by the coding sequence GTGGATCACAGTGCGAAATTTCAGGCTCTGACGGCGCAGAACGGCGTGTTTCTCGCGCCCGCCCATCCCAGCCTCCGGCCCCTCGCGTGGACGCGCATGGTCTGTCTGGTGCTGGCCGGTGCGCTGCTGCTGATCGCGGCAGAGGGGCATATTTACGGGATCTCGCGTCTCTATGCGCCAAGCGGCGATGCGGCGCTCTCTCTGCCGACGCTGCTGACGGGAGTCGCGGCGCTGTCGGCGACGCTGCTGCAGCGGCCCCTGCGCCGCTCTGACGGGCGCGAGACGCTGCTTTGGCTCATGGTTATTGCGCTGTGCCTGCTCACCGGGCTCGGCTACCGCGCGGGGATTACCGTGGGCGCCGGGCGCATGGGCGGTAACACCGCGGTGTCCTTCGTGCTGCTGGCCGGGGCGCAGCTGTGCTACCGGCGGCTGCCGCTGTCGTCTTGCAGCCTGATGCTGATGACCATGTTCCTGCCGTTCATCGCCGCCGTGGGCTATCTCAACGGCCAGCCCGCGATGTTCGGCGATATGTCCCTGTCCACATCGCTGCTGCTGCTGGCGCTTGGGGTGGCCAATGTCGCCAGACACGCCCGCCGCGCGCTGCTGCGGCCTTTGGTCAGCGGCTCGGCCTCGGGTCGGATCGTGCGCGGTATCCTCCTCGCGTGGCTCGTGCTGGTGGCAGCGCAGGCGGTTTCGGTCCGCTTCGTGCCGGGCCCATGGCTCGAATTGTCGAGCGTGACGCTGATGCTGGTGGACACGCTGGTGATGCTTGCAGCGATCCTCTTTCTCGGCGGCAAATATGACGCCAGCGCCTCGCGGCTGCGCCTCACCGAATGGCGGCTCTACCGTGCCGCCATGCGCGATCCGTCGACGGGCATGCGCACCCGGGCCTCGGCGGAGCTTTACAGCGCCACCTTCGGGCCGCTCACCAGCCAAGGGCTCGTGCTGCTCGAGGTGGAGGGGATAGACGCACTGGAGGCACGCTATGGCCGCACCGCCGCCGAACGGGTGCTGCGGCTGGTCTCCACCGGGCTGCACCGCGACCTTGCGCCCGAGGAACTGCTCTGCCGCGACGAGGATATGGGGCTGATGCTGCTGGCCCGGAACTGCACGCTGGATTCGTTGACGATGCGGGCGCAGGACCTCTGCGCGCGGGGCGGCGAATTGCGCGATCCCGAGCGGGAACTGCTGCCGATTGCGCTCACCGCTGCCGTGGTCATGGCGCGGCGCGGCGACGGCGATCTCGGGCCCGCGCTGCGCCGGGCGCGGCAGGCGCTGGATGAGGCGCGCAAGCAGGGTGAGCGGGGTGTGGTGCTCTGTGAGGCGGCGTGA